A single window of Syntrophus aciditrophicus SB DNA harbors:
- a CDS encoding MATE family efflux transporter produces MTDKALNLGKGPILPLLLKMSGPSIATVLVVNLYSLIDAFWLARLSPNALAALTIIFPIQLILGGVGVGTGLGAGSYAARMFGAGENRKARQTAGQVFFLSAVLGTLFIGAVLTGPEHILRFLGATTEIIPLSRQYLLTLLPGVPFLFLIMMTSNLLRAEGRPHLVMYSALLFSAVSCILDPFLIFGWGPFPRLEIRGAAAAAVISQIAGALLAAYYLQQKSSKYKLKWHYLRPDYRIIWSIYQTGFPSIIINLAVSLGMLLHNHILGGYSYLAVATLGIVSRVNGLVMIALYGIGHGLMPMVAYSEGANLRSRLKETVKIAVKISFGIALLCLLIVEVFAPAIAALFSDGSELRNLTATALRINILILITAAPSLMWINMFIGLGQGKTAMVLLVGRETLILIPLLWLLPSSFGINGVWMAQPLANALSFLFILYWTKRQFRIFDSQISGEA; encoded by the coding sequence ATGACTGACAAGGCTCTTAACCTGGGGAAAGGTCCCATTCTGCCTCTTCTGCTGAAGATGAGCGGGCCGTCTATCGCCACGGTTCTGGTTGTAAATCTTTATAGCCTCATAGATGCCTTCTGGCTTGCCAGACTCAGCCCGAATGCCCTTGCCGCCTTAACCATTATTTTCCCCATACAGTTGATTTTAGGTGGTGTCGGCGTGGGAACCGGGCTGGGAGCAGGCTCATACGCCGCCAGGATGTTCGGCGCAGGAGAGAACAGGAAAGCCCGACAGACGGCTGGACAGGTTTTTTTTCTTTCGGCTGTCCTCGGAACGCTGTTCATTGGAGCAGTCCTTACGGGACCTGAACATATTCTGAGGTTTCTCGGCGCGACAACGGAGATTATTCCACTATCACGCCAGTATCTCCTAACCTTACTCCCCGGTGTGCCTTTTCTGTTTCTAATCATGATGACCAGCAATCTCCTCCGGGCAGAGGGCAGGCCGCATCTCGTCATGTATTCCGCTCTTCTCTTCTCAGCCGTCAGCTGTATCCTCGATCCTTTTCTCATCTTCGGCTGGGGCCCCTTCCCACGGCTGGAAATCCGGGGGGCTGCCGCGGCAGCCGTAATTTCCCAGATAGCGGGAGCATTGCTTGCCGCTTACTACCTGCAGCAGAAAAGCTCGAAGTATAAACTTAAATGGCATTATCTCCGCCCTGATTACCGGATTATCTGGTCCATTTATCAGACGGGATTTCCCTCCATCATCATCAATCTCGCGGTCAGTCTGGGAATGCTTCTTCACAACCATATCCTCGGGGGGTACAGCTACCTTGCCGTTGCGACTCTGGGCATTGTCTCCCGGGTGAATGGTCTGGTCATGATAGCTTTATACGGCATCGGTCATGGCCTGATGCCGATGGTCGCTTACAGTGAAGGGGCGAATCTTCGTTCAAGATTGAAGGAAACCGTGAAGATTGCTGTAAAAATTTCTTTTGGAATTGCGCTGTTGTGTCTTCTGATCGTGGAAGTCTTCGCGCCGGCCATTGCGGCGCTTTTTTCCGATGGCTCTGAGCTGCGGAATTTAACGGCAACAGCCCTGCGCATTAATATTTTGATCCTGATTACAGCCGCTCCCAGCCTGATGTGGATCAACATGTTCATCGGTCTCGGACAGGGGAAAACCGCCATGGTTCTGCTTGTCGGCCGCGAAACCCTTATTCTGATCCCTCTTTTGTGGCTGCTTCCTTCCTCGTTCGGCATCAACGGCGTCTGGATGGCGCAGCCGCTTGCCAACGCCCTTTCATTTCTATTCATCCTTTACTGGACGAAGCGTCAGTTTCGAATCTTTGACTCTCAGATAAGCGGTGAGGCATAA
- a CDS encoding acetyl-CoA hydrolase/transferase C-terminal domain-containing protein: MKRRVALLKIDLTGQATSYSIGRGLYSGIGNFQDFMRGAYGKRANTENLCQRGL, from the coding sequence ATGAAAAGAAGAGTTGCACTCCTGAAAATCGATCTGACCGGCCAGGCCACTTCGTACTCCATTGGCCGGGGGCTTTACAGCGGCATTGGCAATTTTCAGGATTTCATGCGCGGTGCTTATGGAAAACGAGCCAATACTGAAAACCTTTGCCAAAGGGGGCTTTAA
- a CDS encoding class I SAM-dependent methyltransferase: MKQWYEELFENYGMKYDNENFVQGTIGECDFIEKEIGHNKAARILDIGCGTGRHSIELAKRGYKVVGIDLSESLLKRAKEKASERNLQIVFEKRDARSLPFLNEFNLIIMICEGAFPLMETDEMNFQILRNAAKALLPKGKLIFTTLNGLFPLYHSVKDFLDSKTKEGNAKCVSLSFDLMTFREHSALYVEDDFGNKKELQCNERYYVPAEITWLLKTLNFKTVDIYGAKLGAFSRNDKLSTEDFEMLIIAEKQ; this comes from the coding sequence ATGAAACAATGGTATGAAGAGTTGTTTGAAAACTACGGAATGAAATATGATAACGAAAATTTCGTGCAGGGAACAATCGGAGAATGTGACTTTATTGAAAAAGAGATCGGACATAACAAAGCGGCACGAATTCTGGATATAGGGTGCGGTACCGGAAGACATTCAATTGAATTAGCCAAAAGAGGATATAAAGTTGTCGGAATTGATTTATCAGAATCACTTTTAAAACGAGCAAAAGAAAAAGCATCTGAACGAAATCTACAAATCGTTTTTGAAAAACGTGACGCGAGAAGCCTTCCTTTTCTGAATGAATTCAATTTGATTATTATGATATGCGAAGGCGCATTTCCGTTGATGGAAACTGATGAAATGAATTTTCAGATTCTCCGAAATGCTGCCAAAGCCTTACTGCCAAAAGGGAAATTAATATTTACCACCTTAAACGGTTTGTTTCCTTTGTATCATTCCGTCAAAGATTTCCTTGATTCAAAAACAAAAGAAGGGAATGCAAAATGCGTAAGTCTTTCATTTGATCTGATGACTTTTCGAGAGCATAGCGCTCTATATGTCGAAGATGATTTCGGGAACAAAAAAGAACTGCAATGCAATGAGAGGTATTATGTGCCGGCCGAAATAACGTGGCTGTTAAAGACTCTGAATTTCAAAACTGTCGATATTTACGGAGCGAAGCTTGGCGCTTTCAGTCGAAACGATAAATTATCAACCGAAGATTTTGAAATGCTGATAATAGCAGAAAAACAATAA
- a CDS encoding pyridoxal phosphate-dependent decarboxylase family protein: protein MNSLRTDNIPPPRKIETTLEYMHKLFIMPNSSDRFIEFGDLLLDMIHDFFQQKGGIHSEIPLKKLAKIFNNIDIPQNQMLIRDVLQEIKGNIINHSVKVANPYYIGHMTSAIPYFMILLEMIAVSLNQNQVKIESAKASTFVEREFLCWMHRLVYQNPSQFYKKNIQNHRFALGNITSDGTVANMTALALAVAKAFPPDGKRFEGIRNEGLPRSLEYYGYRQALVLVSRRGHYSICKIGSILGIGSKGVVFSPVHPYTNKADIDKLWQTIEKIRKEDKRVGKPSRFLALVGIAGTTETGNIDNLDAMAGVARELNAHYHVDAAWGGGALLMENGRELFTGIDKADSVSLDAHKLLFSPNAMGICLFKNIDDSLKLYHTSNYIIRKGSVDLGRFTLEGPRPFACLKPWAAMKIIGRRGYELIFLHACGLQDIFITLIKNDPQFELLNTPELFIINYRFVPKELREMLDRLMLDPRANAEKITQINNVVNEINVELHKKIRVRDTSFVSRTRLESTRYSPRKIVVLRAITINPNTEPHMLEQILVEHRLLGEQIWQDRNLLRKTLHICNKLIDV from the coding sequence ATGAACTCACTGAGAACAGACAATATACCGCCTCCTAGAAAGATCGAGACCACCCTGGAATATATGCACAAACTCTTTATCATGCCGAATTCATCTGACCGGTTCATTGAGTTCGGCGACCTTCTGCTGGACATGATTCACGATTTCTTCCAGCAAAAAGGTGGGATTCATTCAGAGATACCCCTCAAGAAACTCGCCAAGATCTTCAACAATATAGACATACCCCAAAATCAGATGTTGATCCGAGATGTCCTTCAAGAGATTAAAGGCAACATCATCAATCATTCAGTCAAGGTTGCAAACCCGTATTATATTGGCCACATGACGAGCGCAATCCCATACTTTATGATCCTGCTCGAGATGATCGCTGTAAGCCTAAACCAGAACCAAGTCAAGATCGAAAGTGCCAAGGCATCCACCTTTGTGGAGCGGGAGTTTCTCTGCTGGATGCACCGCCTTGTCTACCAGAACCCATCGCAGTTCTATAAAAAGAACATCCAGAATCATCGCTTTGCGCTCGGCAACATCACCTCGGATGGAACAGTTGCCAACATGACAGCCCTGGCCTTAGCAGTGGCAAAAGCCTTCCCACCGGACGGCAAAAGATTTGAAGGCATCCGAAACGAAGGATTGCCGCGGTCTCTGGAATATTACGGCTATCGCCAGGCACTCGTGCTGGTTTCACGACGCGGCCATTATTCTATCTGTAAGATCGGCAGCATATTGGGAATCGGAAGTAAGGGCGTGGTGTTCTCGCCAGTGCATCCCTATACTAACAAGGCCGATATCGATAAACTCTGGCAGACTATAGAGAAAATACGGAAGGAAGATAAACGCGTCGGCAAGCCGTCAAGGTTTCTCGCCTTGGTGGGAATTGCCGGCACGACCGAAACCGGCAATATCGACAATCTGGATGCAATGGCCGGTGTGGCGCGTGAGCTCAACGCGCACTATCATGTCGATGCGGCCTGGGGCGGTGGGGCTTTGCTCATGGAGAACGGACGCGAACTTTTCACCGGGATCGACAAAGCCGACAGCGTGAGTCTTGATGCGCACAAGCTGCTCTTCTCACCGAATGCCATGGGAATCTGTCTCTTCAAGAATATCGATGATTCTCTTAAGCTCTACCACACATCAAACTACATCATCCGCAAGGGCTCAGTGGATCTGGGACGCTTTACTTTGGAAGGGCCCCGGCCGTTCGCCTGCCTAAAGCCCTGGGCGGCCATGAAGATCATCGGACGGCGGGGATATGAACTGATCTTCCTGCATGCCTGCGGCTTGCAAGATATCTTTATCACGTTGATTAAAAATGATCCGCAGTTCGAGCTGCTCAACACCCCTGAGCTTTTCATTATCAACTATCGTTTCGTACCCAAGGAACTCCGGGAGATGCTTGATCGCCTCATGCTGGATCCCCGAGCCAATGCGGAAAAGATTACGCAGATCAACAACGTAGTCAATGAGATCAATGTCGAACTACACAAGAAGATCCGTGTGCGCGACACCTCCTTTGTGTCACGCACACGTCTGGAATCGACACGTTATAGCCCTCGTAAGATCGTAGTGCTCAGAGCCATTACGATCAATCCCAATACTGAGCCGCATATGCTCGAACAGATTCTGGTTGAGCATCGTTTACTGGGCGAGCAGATATGGCAAGACAGAAATCTGTTGCGCAAGACCCTGCATATTTGTAATAAATTAATAGATGTATAA
- a CDS encoding transposase: MNVPGKSLPWQDWIRLFTNQVNIEGNGRITKRGNGHLRRTIWMMTTTVIYYNDVFKTYYLKLWVQGLPYKMTVLATAHQLIRVIYAMLTGRTNFCPQMNS; the protein is encoded by the coding sequence ATGAACGTTCCGGGAAAATCATTGCCATGGCAGGATTGGATCCGGCTGTTTACCAATCAGGTAAACATTGAAGGTAACGGCAGGATTACGAAACGTGGAAATGGTCATCTGAGGAGAACCATATGGATGATGACAACAACCGTGATTTATTACAACGATGTTTTCAAGACGTATTATCTTAAACTATGGGTGCAGGGATTGCCCTATAAAATGACGGTATTGGCAACTGCACATCAATTGATCCGTGTCATCTATGCCATGCTTACAGGGCGGACAAATTTTTGCCCACAGATGAATTCTTGA
- a CDS encoding acyloxyacyl hydrolase encodes MNIPTNRHCTSGRTQKESWTIRSRFYFLFVIACVFWFMPFSVQAGELPTISIGDSLPMPENVSNLNESSVWIMGVGKGFRSGTHNVGVSAGVTYGVLIFGGEERHHLSLLSASYGQMISGVKGADSWYRGNWELRGEILGGMQFNSETSWLLGITPHVRYHFSTGAPWVPYADFGLGITATEIREPDLGGSFQFNLQAIIGVNYFVRDNLAVNFEGRYIHLSSAGFFEPNNGVNSIGIFLGVNTFF; translated from the coding sequence ATGAATATTCCAACAAACCGTCATTGCACATCAGGAAGAACTCAAAAGGAATCTTGGACGATTCGCAGCAGGTTTTATTTCCTGTTTGTTATTGCATGCGTATTTTGGTTCATGCCCTTTTCAGTTCAAGCGGGGGAACTGCCAACAATTTCTATAGGCGATTCCCTGCCTATGCCTGAAAACGTCTCAAATTTGAACGAGTCATCCGTTTGGATAATGGGGGTCGGGAAGGGATTTCGCTCCGGAACACATAATGTGGGCGTCAGCGCCGGGGTGACCTACGGGGTGCTTATATTCGGAGGTGAAGAACGTCACCATCTTTCTCTGCTTTCGGCCTCTTACGGACAGATGATAAGCGGAGTGAAGGGGGCCGACAGCTGGTATCGCGGAAATTGGGAGTTGCGCGGAGAGATACTGGGCGGGATGCAGTTTAATTCGGAAACTAGTTGGCTCCTTGGGATAACACCGCATGTGCGATACCATTTCTCCACCGGCGCGCCCTGGGTTCCTTATGCCGATTTCGGTCTTGGAATTACAGCAACCGAAATTCGCGAACCTGACCTTGGCGGCTCCTTCCAGTTCAACCTGCAGGCAATCATCGGTGTGAATTATTTTGTAAGAGACAACTTGGCCGTTAATTTTGAAGGTCGCTATATTCATCTCTCCTCCGCAGGTTTCTTCGAGCCCAATAATGGTGTGAACTCGATAGGAATATTTCTGGGAGTTAACACTTTTTTCTAA
- a CDS encoding IS256 family transposase: protein MENNDCDYLEKQVKEEANSALELIIREGACRMLQAAIGNEVSEYIDRFKNEKDSRNRRLVVRNGSLPEREIVTGIGPLKLKQPRIHDKREDQLFTSNILPRYMRRIPSVDALIPALYLKGISTGDFSKVLESILGKNASGLSATNIVRLKRLWEQDYKEWAGRDLSLKRYVYFWADGIYFNVRLEDAENKRQCILIIMGTLENGKKELVSILDGYRESKQAWQEMLGDLKHRGLKEGPKLAIGDGALGFWAALREEFPETVEQRCWVHKTANILDKMPKSVQPRAKGHIRDMYMAPTKEEAIKAYNHFISQYRAKYEKACDCLEKDQDRLFAFYDFPAEHWRHIRSTNPVESTFATVRLRTNRTKGCGSRLATLTMVFKLAMEAEKTWQRIRGHQLIGKVIEGIRFVDGIIMKEAA from the coding sequence ATGGAGAATAATGACTGCGATTATTTGGAAAAGCAAGTTAAAGAAGAGGCAAACAGTGCCTTGGAGCTGATTATTCGAGAAGGAGCCTGCCGGATGTTGCAGGCGGCGATCGGGAATGAAGTCAGCGAGTACATTGACCGCTTTAAGAATGAAAAAGACTCAAGGAACAGGCGGTTAGTTGTGAGAAACGGTTCCTTGCCTGAAAGAGAGATCGTAACAGGTATCGGCCCCTTAAAGCTAAAACAGCCCAGGATTCATGACAAAAGAGAAGATCAGCTTTTTACGAGCAATATTCTGCCGAGATATATGCGCCGGATTCCCTCGGTTGATGCCTTAATCCCGGCACTGTATCTTAAAGGGATCTCCACGGGAGATTTCAGCAAGGTGCTGGAATCCATATTGGGGAAGAATGCATCGGGGCTTTCCGCCACCAATATCGTCCGGCTGAAGAGGCTCTGGGAGCAGGATTATAAGGAGTGGGCCGGACGGGATCTTTCTCTCAAGAGATATGTGTATTTCTGGGCCGACGGCATTTACTTCAATGTTCGTTTGGAAGATGCCGAGAATAAGCGGCAATGCATCCTGATCATTATGGGGACATTGGAAAACGGGAAGAAAGAACTCGTCTCCATCCTAGATGGCTATAGAGAAAGCAAACAGGCCTGGCAGGAGATGCTGGGAGACCTCAAGCATCGCGGGCTTAAAGAAGGTCCAAAATTGGCCATTGGTGATGGTGCCTTGGGATTCTGGGCGGCCCTGCGGGAGGAATTTCCAGAAACGGTTGAGCAGCGTTGCTGGGTTCATAAGACGGCCAATATTCTGGATAAGATGCCGAAAAGTGTCCAGCCGAGAGCCAAAGGACACATCCGGGACATGTACATGGCACCGACCAAGGAGGAAGCCATAAAGGCCTACAACCACTTCATTTCTCAATACCGGGCAAAATATGAAAAGGCTTGCGACTGCTTAGAGAAGGATCAGGACCGTCTCTTTGCATTTTATGATTTTCCGGCCGAGCATTGGCGTCACATCCGCTCAACCAACCCTGTTGAATCGACCTTTGCCACGGTCAGACTTCGCACAAATCGGACAAAGGGCTGTGGGTCAAGATTGGCAACACTGACCATGGTTTTCAAGTTGGCAATGGAAGCGGAAAAAACCTGGCAGAGAATCAGGGGCCATCAACTCATCGGCAAGGTCATTGAAGGCATCCGATTTGTGGATGGCATAATCATGAAAGAGGCTGCTTAA
- a CDS encoding transposase has translation MENVINILTSIKGIGSKTVVNFLIEMGDDVHKYERSGKIIAMAGLDPAVYQSGKH, from the coding sequence ATGGAAAACGTTATCAACATTCTAACTTCCATAAAAGGCATCGGGAGCAAAACCGTTGTAAATTTTCTCATTGAGATGGGTGACGATGTTCATAAGTATGAACGTTCCGGGAAAATCATTGCCATGGCAGGATTGGATCCGGCTGTTTACCAATCAGGTAAACATTGA
- a CDS encoding cache domain-containing protein produces the protein MSGLLTEFSKSGIKAAAVWFVRPDGTYYTLEKGLTDLNLRERDYFPRLMAGEDISGDLVISKSTGKRTVIVAVPIQKNGKVIGALGTSLSVEDISRMIDEKMGLPKNMFFYALDHQGRTSLHRVSAFLLSYPSDMGSKSLTKTVGEMLANPEGTVTYDFYGERSVIYKKLPLTGWVYAIGIVTGRSDQQDVELPPILSELEKKITAELNIMDQDVAQLAKNLSEKDLKTAGTGKMLGDLCRSYPYAVDCSVVDRNGIMVLVEPEKYAVFAGSNISAQEQVICLKESKKPVMSNVIKTVEGIDAVDLEHPVLSSRGELSGSVSLLFRPESLFSHIIPPVLQGMPVEAFVMQTDGRILYDADKEEIGRMLFDDPIYKPFPQLTALGTIISREKTGTGSYEFRREGTEKVVKKDAHWTAIGLHGTEWRLVIMHVRAGNELSSRKDVVKTGNASYVDALRTLANNTEMKKALSGKDSEKIKNIFKDFYSEHEGLYSIQWLDSQGTNRYGYPEESSLINFDMKTLKTPSSEPMLQALSDKKERSFDAPLMEGGKAFSLWFPCMAKWIISE, from the coding sequence ATGAGCGGTTTGCTGACCGAATTCAGCAAAAGCGGCATAAAGGCCGCCGCTGTATGGTTTGTGCGGCCGGACGGCACATACTATACGCTGGAAAAGGGCTTGACCGATCTCAACCTCCGGGAGCGTGATTATTTCCCGAGGCTCATGGCAGGTGAAGACATCTCCGGAGATCTCGTCATAAGCAAATCCACTGGAAAACGGACCGTCATTGTTGCGGTCCCGATTCAGAAGAACGGAAAAGTGATCGGCGCCCTTGGGACATCTCTTTCGGTCGAAGACATAAGCAGAATGATCGATGAAAAAATGGGGCTGCCTAAGAACATGTTCTTTTACGCCCTCGATCATCAAGGCCGGACTTCCCTGCACAGGGTATCGGCCTTTCTCCTCTCTTATCCATCCGACATGGGCAGCAAAAGCCTGACGAAAACTGTCGGAGAAATGCTTGCCAATCCTGAGGGAACGGTTACCTATGATTTTTATGGCGAGCGGTCGGTGATCTATAAAAAATTACCGCTGACCGGTTGGGTCTATGCCATCGGCATCGTTACCGGAAGATCGGACCAACAAGACGTAGAACTTCCGCCGATTTTATCCGAACTTGAAAAAAAGATCACTGCAGAGCTAAATATAATGGACCAGGATGTTGCCCAACTGGCAAAAAACCTTTCTGAAAAAGATCTGAAAACGGCCGGGACGGGAAAAATGCTCGGAGACCTCTGCAGGTCTTATCCCTATGCGGTGGACTGTTCGGTCGTGGATCGTAACGGGATAATGGTGCTGGTTGAACCTGAAAAGTATGCGGTATTCGCGGGCAGCAATATAAGCGCACAGGAACAGGTCATCTGTCTCAAAGAATCGAAAAAACCGGTCATGAGCAATGTGATCAAAACCGTTGAAGGCATTGATGCCGTTGACTTGGAGCATCCCGTATTGTCATCCCGGGGCGAACTTTCAGGATCGGTAAGCCTCCTTTTCAGGCCGGAATCCCTTTTTTCACATATCATTCCGCCTGTTTTGCAGGGAATGCCTGTGGAAGCGTTTGTGATGCAGACGGATGGGAGGATTCTCTACGATGCGGATAAGGAAGAGATTGGCCGGATGCTGTTCGACGATCCGATATATAAACCATTTCCCCAGTTAACTGCATTAGGAACAATAATCTCGCGAGAAAAAACCGGTACCGGCAGCTATGAGTTCAGGAGGGAGGGAACGGAAAAAGTGGTCAAGAAGGATGCTCATTGGACCGCCATCGGTCTCCACGGTACTGAATGGCGCCTTGTGATTATGCACGTCAGGGCGGGCAACGAGCTTTCTTCCCGTAAAGACGTTGTGAAAACCGGAAATGCTTCTTACGTCGATGCGCTCAGAACTCTGGCGAATAATACAGAAATGAAGAAGGCCCTTTCCGGAAAAGACAGTGAAAAGATTAAAAATATATTTAAAGACTTTTATTCGGAGCATGAAGGACTTTATTCCATCCAGTGGCTGGACAGCCAAGGTACGAACCGTTATGGATATCCCGAGGAAAGCAGCCTGATCAATTTTGATATGAAGACCTTGAAGACACCTTCATCAGAACCTATGCTCCAAGCGCTTTCGGATAAAAAAGAAAGATCCTTTGACGCACCTTTGATGGAGGGGGGAAAAGCTTTTTCTTTATGGTTCCCGTGTATGGCGAAATGGATTATCTCGGAATGA
- a CDS encoding pyruvate kinase alpha/beta domain-containing protein produces MDEFSYHDVSCRLFSRSGNENTEAVLEAVASRAEELSIGKVLVATCSGETALKAKKILKTSIQLIAVSHVTGFAKPDFQEMTDQKRKELETLGVPVLTAQHAFGGLGRAIRNKFGTYQIDEIMAFTLRVFGQGTKVAIELALMAADAGLVRTDEDIISVGGTGSGADTALVIRPANSFQFFDLKVRELICKPQSF; encoded by the coding sequence ATGGACGAATTTTCTTATCATGATGTTTCCTGCCGTCTTTTTTCCCGTTCTGGTAATGAAAATACCGAAGCAGTGCTTGAAGCTGTTGCCAGCCGTGCGGAAGAATTGTCTATAGGGAAAGTCCTCGTGGCTACCTGCAGTGGTGAAACGGCATTGAAAGCAAAAAAGATATTGAAAACATCCATCCAACTGATTGCTGTTTCACACGTAACTGGTTTTGCTAAACCTGATTTTCAGGAGATGACCGATCAGAAACGCAAGGAACTGGAAACCCTTGGCGTGCCTGTCTTAACAGCCCAACATGCTTTTGGAGGCTTGGGGCGTGCCATAAGAAATAAATTTGGCACTTACCAGATTGATGAAATCATGGCCTTCACCCTGCGAGTCTTTGGGCAAGGAACGAAAGTCGCTATTGAACTGGCCTTGATGGCTGCGGACGCAGGGCTTGTCCGCACGGATGAAGACATCATCTCCGTGGGCGGTACAGGCAGCGGGGCTGATACCGCTCTGGTCATCAGACCTGCCAACAGTTTCCAGTTTTTTGATCTCAAGGTCAGGGAATTGATCTGCAAGCCGCAGTCCTTTTAA
- a CDS encoding DUF6159 family protein: MGRFETSLAIMGSSWELLKKDKEILIIPVVSGIAMMMLAASFFIPVFFAHDPTWTQRAMQEDRDSFLIMSFVYYFLSYLIIIFFNSAIVACATVRMNGGDPTLVDGISIALTRIFKIIIWALISATVGVILRMIQGRSNFVGRVLTGFLGMAWSAASYLVIPILVNENKDPYFAFGDSVKLLKKTWGEGLIGTFSFGLVFTVMTLPAFFILAAGIYSGNGPLALTLIGVAVVYLVVLSVFQSALQGIFQAALYQFARFGNVPEGFHQEQLRKALIRKI; encoded by the coding sequence ATGGGTAGATTTGAAACCTCACTTGCAATAATGGGGTCATCGTGGGAATTACTTAAAAAAGATAAGGAAATCCTGATTATCCCCGTTGTCTCCGGCATTGCCATGATGATGCTCGCCGCTTCCTTTTTTATTCCTGTTTTCTTTGCTCATGATCCCACGTGGACGCAACGTGCCATGCAGGAAGACAGAGATTCTTTCTTGATTATGTCGTTTGTCTATTATTTCCTGAGCTACCTTATCATCATTTTTTTTAACTCTGCTATTGTCGCATGCGCAACGGTCAGGATGAACGGTGGTGATCCGACCTTGGTTGATGGGATCAGCATAGCCCTCACCCGAATTTTCAAAATTATTATATGGGCTCTCATCTCGGCGACTGTGGGAGTGATTCTCAGAATGATCCAGGGACGGTCAAACTTCGTCGGCAGAGTTCTTACCGGATTTCTGGGCATGGCATGGAGTGCGGCAAGTTACCTGGTTATTCCGATTCTGGTTAATGAAAACAAAGACCCCTATTTTGCCTTCGGGGACTCGGTTAAGCTTTTGAAAAAAACGTGGGGAGAGGGGCTCATCGGAACTTTCAGCTTCGGCCTGGTTTTTACCGTGATGACTTTACCTGCTTTTTTTATTTTGGCGGCAGGGATCTACTCGGGGAATGGGCCTCTGGCTCTCACACTGATTGGCGTCGCTGTAGTTTATCTCGTGGTGCTTTCCGTCTTTCAATCCGCCCTCCAGGGAATCTTCCAGGCTGCTCTTTATCAGTTTGCCCGTTTTGGCAATGTTCCGGAAGGATTTCACCAGGAACAGTTGCGCAAAGCCCTTATTCGAAAAATTTAA
- a CDS encoding lipocalin family protein, with protein sequence MRKIFTALFIFLLVSCVGIPENITPVDNFNLEKYLGKWYEIARLDHSFERGLSKVTAEYTLRSDGGVKVLNRGYSDIEKKWKEAEGKAYFVQESDRGYLKVSFFGPFYGSYVVFEIDEVNYQYSLVCGPDRSYLWILSRNPAMPEELKAKLVDKAKRYCQMLWMMSFISVSVPAKIKQPLS encoded by the coding sequence ATGCGAAAGATATTTACAGCTCTTTTTATATTTTTACTGGTCAGCTGCGTTGGAATACCAGAAAATATTACGCCAGTAGATAACTTCAATTTAGAAAAGTATTTGGGCAAGTGGTACGAAATTGCCCGACTCGACCATTCTTTCGAGCGAGGATTAAGCAAAGTAACCGCTGAGTATACACTTCGAAGCGACGGTGGCGTAAAGGTACTGAATAGAGGTTACTCAGATATCGAAAAGAAATGGAAGGAAGCAGAAGGAAAAGCTTATTTCGTGCAAGAGTCTGATCGAGGCTATTTAAAGGTTTCCTTTTTCGGCCCCTTCTACGGTTCCTACGTCGTATTCGAAATTGATGAAGTAAATTATCAATACTCCCTCGTATGCGGACCTGACAGATCATATCTGTGGATACTATCGAGGAACCCTGCGATGCCTGAAGAGTTGAAAGCAAAACTTGTTGATAAGGCGAAGAGATATTGTCAAATGTTGTGGATGATGTCTTTTATCAGCGTATCCGTCCCAGCCAAAATTAAGCAGCCTCTTTCATGA